The genomic segment TTTGGATTAACAATAATTATATTTACAGTTATAATAAGAGTAATATTATTGCCATTAAGTATTAAACAAACTAAATCAACTGCTAAAATGGGTGCAATTCAGCCAGAAATGAAGAAAGTTCAAGAAAAATATAAAAAAGATCCACAAAAATCTCAGCAAGAAGTAATGAAGCTATATAAAGAAAATGGAGTAAATCCAATGGGTGGATGTTTACCAATGCTTGTTCAAATGCCTATTTTATTTGCTTTGTTTTATGTGTTTAACAACTTAGATATGCAGGGTGCTGGGTTCTTATGGATGAATGATTTAACAAAACCTGACCCTCTATATATATTACCAATATTGTCTACCGTTACAACATACTTTTCATCAAAACTTATGCAACCACCAGGAGACGCTGCTAAATCTAAACAGACTTCAACAATGAATACAGCAATGGCTATTTTTATGGGATTTATGAGTCTTAAATTTAAAGGTGCATTAGTATTATATTGGGTAATAAATAACTTATTACAAGTTGTTCAAACTTTAGTTATAAATAAAATGGAACTTCCAAAAAAAGAAAGTTAACGACTTTTAAAATGATAGCCTCCCAATTTTATAGGTGGGAGTCTAAATTTCCTTCTGAAGTCGTTAATGTTACAGCATCGAAGATGATGATTTAACACAAGTGCCTAATTTTGATATTTAGAAAGGCGGGTGAAGTGTGGTATGAATAATATAGAAATTATGGGTAAAAATGTAGAAGATGCAATTAATAATGCATTGATGCAGTTAAAAGTTACAAGAGATAAAGTAAAAGTGGAAACACTTGATGAAGGTAGCAAAGGGTTTTTAAATATCATAGGGGTAAAACCTGCTAAAATAAGAGTTACAGTTAAAAGAGATAGTTTAAATGAAGCTAAAACTTTTTTAATGGAAGTATTGCAGTCTATGAGTATGAAAGCTGAAGTAAACCTTAAATATGAAAACAATGAAATAAAGATTGAATTAATCGGACCTAATATGGGACTATTAATAGGATATAGAGGCGAGACTTTAGATTCACTTCAATATCTTATAAG from the Clostridium sp. CM027 genome contains:
- the yidC gene encoding membrane protein insertase YidC; amino-acid sequence: MKLQFLSDPLSKFFFLIHNGVNTLIPNNDISFGLTIIIFTVIIRVILLPLSIKQTKSTAKMGAIQPEMKKVQEKYKKDPQKSQQEVMKLYKENGVNPMGGCLPMLVQMPILFALFYVFNNLDMQGAGFLWMNDLTKPDPLYILPILSTVTTYFSSKLMQPPGDAAKSKQTSTMNTAMAIFMGFMSLKFKGALVLYWVINNLLQVVQTLVINKMELPKKES
- the jag gene encoding RNA-binding cell elongation regulator Jag/EloR — encoded protein: MNNIEIMGKNVEDAINNALMQLKVTRDKVKVETLDEGSKGFLNIIGVKPAKIRVTVKRDSLNEAKTFLMEVLQSMSMKAEVNLKYENNEIKIELIGPNMGLLIGYRGETLDSLQYLISLVVNKNHDEEYKRVTLDTENYRAKREETLKRLASKIAYKVRISGRILKLEPMNPYERRIIHSTLQNDSYIYTYSEGEEPYRRVVVDLKKA